The nucleotide sequence AGGATCCCGCCGACACCATTTTGCCAACCCAACTGCTGGAGATTGGCGAAAAGTTGTATTCTAGGCAGACTGCAAGCAACTACTCGAGGGGAAGATTTCAACTCCAAGTGAAACAAGATGGAAGGCTAGTTTTATATCCGGTTGCCTTGCCTACGGAGTTCGCATACCCAACATACTATGAGAGCAACACTGCCGATGCTGCCGATGATATGAATACAGGCTTTCAGCTGCTGTTTAACGAGTCAGGTTACATCAATATTGTCACAAGGAATGGAAGTATCGTAAGCCTCACAAACAAAACAGTGTCACCAATGAGAGATTATTATTACAGAGCAACACTGGATTTTGATGGGCTTTTCACACAATATGCTCACCAGAAATCGCCAAAAAATGGTAGCTGGGCGTCCTGGTTGCCTCTCTGGTCTATCCCGGACAACATTTGCTTCGATGTAAATGGTGATTTGGGAAGTGGACCGTGTGGATACAATAGCTTCTGCAAACTGGATGCAAATAGAAGACCAATTTGTGAATGTCTTCCTGGCTTTTCCGCTTTGGATTCAAATAATAAGTTCGGTGGCTGTAAACAGAACAGAATACTGACTTGCGAACAAGGCAATTCAAAGCTAGAAGATTTGTACGTTATGCATGAGTTGACTAATACTTTTTTTCCCACTTCTGCAAACTATGAGCAAATACAGCCGATGAATGAAGATGATTGCACCAGATCTTGCCTTTACGATTGTAATTGTATGGTTGCTGTTATCAAAGAAGGCACCTGCTGGAAGAAGAAGCTGCCAGTCTCACATGGAAGGCAGGACTGGAATTCGTATGGGAAGGCTCTCATTAAATTACCGAAGTCTGACGCTTCTTTAGAGGATCCACTTTCTCCAGTCTCAAACAGGGGAAAAAAAGATCAGAAAACTCTCATCTTAGTCGGAGGACTTCTTTTGGGTAGCTCTGTAGTTCTTAACTTTATATTTCTTGCAGCGatttctttggttttcttttATGGATACAAGAAAAGACATAATCTTACTAGTAGTGCATCAAGTATTATGGAAGCAAATCTACGCTTGTTTACTTATAAAGATCTAGAAGAAGCCACAGATGGATTTAGGGAAGAACTTGGAAGAGGTGCTTTTGGCACTGTGTACAAAGGAATCATATCATCCATCAGTTCAACAAACTACGTCGCAATCAAGAAGTTGGACAAAATGGCGCAAGAAGGTGAGAAGGAATTCAAAGCAGAGGTGAGAGCAATAGCCAGGACTCACCACAAAAACTTGGTCAGATTGCTTGGGTTCTGTGATGAAGGGCCAAACAAACTTTTAGTCTATGAGTTTATGAGCAATGGAACATTGGCCAGCTTTCTCTTTGGGATTTCAAGGCCCGATTGGAACAAACGAATTCAAATTGCTTTCGGGATTGCAAGAGGACTCATGTACCTGCATGAGGAGTGTAGCACGCAGATCATCCACTGCGATATCAAGCCCCACAACATACTTCTAGATGATTCATTCACGGCAAGGATTTCGGACTTTGGATTGGCAAAGCTTCTGCTGAGCGATCAAACTCTTACTAATACAGTCATCAGAGGGACCAGAGGATATGTTGCACCAGAATGGTTCAGGAATATTCCGATTACTGCAAAGGTTGATGTTTATAGTTATGGGGTCATGTTATTGGAGATTATCTGCTGCAGGAGGAGCCTTGAAATGGAAAGGGAAAACGAAGAAGAAGTGATACTAACGGACTGGGTTTACGATTGCTACAAGGAAAAAACATTAAAGAAGCTTatagaagatgatgaagaggCAAGAAATGACATGAAAAGGCTGGAGAGGCTAGTCAAGGTTGCAATTTGGTGCATACAAGAGGATCCGTCCTTAAGACCGACAATGAAGAAGGTTACGCAGATGCTTGAAGGAGTGGTTGATGTATCCGTACCTCCATGTCCTCTTTTTAGTTCAGTTTGCTGAAATCTACATTATGTTTTGTATAATTCATTTTAGCAGTGTATCACATTAATGGCATGTATTTCCATAGGATGACAACTACCTTGTTCTCCACAATTTTCTGTTGATATAGGTTAAATACAAAGTTTCGTATGAATTGAAACAAGAGCACgtgtataaaatattatttttaataatgaaggggttacaatctctttataAACTTGGAACTTTTTGATTCAACCTATGAAGATGTAAAGTGTgcgttgttgatccaagggtcgcgctgtcttgatcttggatgaatggATGCCGCGAGGTTTTGGCTCTTGGTAATAAAGGAACTAGCACGTGCAAGGTGCTTGGCAGTTTTTCACAAATGTGGCGAAGAATGCAGAGAGCATGTCATGTCTATGATTTGAGCGACACATGGTGCATGTCACATAAGTCCTAGCACATCGAAATTTAATGTGCtggtgaaataaatgttcactgcaatttcgatgtctacaaaatTATAAGCCTGGTTTCGTTATCAATCTCATGGGAGAGAGCTTTAAGTGTAATGTTATTGCCGCCTTGTAAACATTGTTCAATACTTGTTTGAAACAAGTTTTGACAGGGAGAGACACCTCTatttcatggtattagagcatgtTGTCTCACGTGTGAAACACAACGGCTGCACGTGTTTCATATCATTTCGTTTGTGTTGTctacgtgttaggcttgaaaattcgtcacaccTTAGAGACATGTTAATcaaaatgaatctcacattgatgggagaagTGATCTTGTATAAACTTATAAGAAGTTGAACAGCTCtccatattaccaattaattttatgatgaaacttcaactttcttcttaATCGTGCACCACCTCTAACGGATCCTTCTGCCGCGTCCAAAGAGACAAGACTAAAGGGGCAAGATGGGCCGCGAGGGAATTGAGTTCGTTGGAGGAATTGGATTTGAGAGGAGCAACTGGTCCTTGGTGGGATCGTTAGAGCCGGTCGTTATCAATAACAACACGACCTGGATGGACAGTGGCGAGTAAgccatgtttttctttttgccgTTCAGTTATGAGCAGTTCCTTAGTAGTTGTGAGTGTGACATGGCTTAGGTTGCTGATGGATTTTTTGAGATCCGCGTTGAAACTGACCGTTAATAGAGGAGAAGACACCATGCAAGCAAGTGGGATATAGTTAGATAAGGATCGAACCTTAAGACAATTCAGTACAATGATATAGTTTACACTAAATACAGAAAGGAGTTTACGGTTGTATGAAGAATTAAACCTTGATAATTAACTAGCTTTATATATGTAGGAAGAAAAACATTTGACCTTTCGATGCCATCTCTTACTTTCCGCACAAGTAAATACTTACCTCCATTTCGTTAAGTACGCAGGGttgatgaaaaataataaatcttttatcaatttcttttttctctccccACTCTTGACTGTGTGAAGAAGTTGGTGGGGAAGGGAAGGAAAGATGGTCATGATTTGttttccattattttttttttctttttattagttaTAGTAATTTCTAACCTTTGTAAAAGAATTCAATTATAAAGAGTCGTTTTATGAGGTAGCACCTCACatattgttctttttttatttgtttatttattatcaaacaatagatttgttAAATTAGGAAGCCAACAAGGTTCGAACTCATGTCATGATGTAAGGGCAAGACCTCGTCACCACCAAAAAATATCTTAATACATCTCATTTAGTTACCTAAACTacccacacacccacacactcCACACATCACATGCCAAAACCAATCTCAAGTATTCGTCTTCACCACGACCACAACAGACAAAATTCTTGTGTGCGAACATCACCGGAGAAGAATATTCATGTACAAACCCATTTTCTATTCAATACTGTGCCATACCAGTGTCCTCATAAACCTACGGGGAAAAATTGAACAGGAACATTTCCTTCCatatccttttttttcttcatacatACATGAACATTTCCTTCTCGGAGGCCTTGCTATTAAAGTAGAACAAAGGCAGAAGCCACCTTCAAGTATAACCAATCTCTTTCTAACAAAAATAGAAGTCCAAGCATGACAAAGTGTAATAGATTCCTTTTATTTGTTAGTAGAACACCACTGGGCGTATAAGTTGTTGTCAAAATTGCAATCACTTATATTTGGTTCCTATTTGTAGCAGGATCGTGTGTGTTCATGATTTGTGTATTCTGGATACAGGGAAGCAAGTTgcattgataaattttcctGGCAATGTCTAGTTAAGAGCATTTACAGGACCTAAGTAGACATTCATATTAGTACAAAAAACATATTTAGTATTAAATTCTAACATGGGGTGTATTCGACAACACGTGGACCGTTAATAAAACAATCCTAAAAACATGATTGTGTCAATTTCAGTCATCATACACAAACCACAGAAGTTGTACATAACGTTGTTTTTTATGGTTCCAGGATTTTTTGGTGGTTCAACCAGTCCCTACATCCGTACCGTTGTCGTCCCCGTCTTCAGGGTCCCCTCCCCCTCCGTCATGGCTGAAAGTTAACTTTGATAGGGCTGTCCATGGCTCAAACAAAACAGGGGGGCATTTGGGGTGGGTTTTCGTGACAACAATGTGAATTTGTGGGAGGTTTTGTCCACAGAGTTTCTCCAGTTAGGAAAGGTCTTTGACTTGCTAATTCAGTTTAGTCTGCTAATTTAGTAGCACATAAACTAGTTggtatggttttgtttttcaatttggaTTCTTGTTGGTTTGATGATCAACCGGACTTAATTTGTGATGTCTTACTTATTGAATTACGATCATTTTTAAACGAAAAAGCCATAtagtttcaaccaaaaaaaccaTTTGTTTTTTATGGTCACACCTTTAcaaattttactaaaaaaataattgctTTTGTATAATTGATTATTTTCAcaaggataatgttaggaatACCAAATTTCTATACCAAATTTGCTAACCAAATTatttgtcaccaataagaaataagaacGTTCATCAACataatttgatttacaaaatttggttaaaaatttaatcttcctagcattaccgtTTTCACAATATAACatgaatatttttctttttaaacacAACAATACAGAAATAACCCCTAAACTCGATGCCAAAAATTATagttgttgatgcacaaaatcaatgaGACTTTTGAACAACGTAAAATGTCAAGTTTGTAACATTTGCATGATTGCTCCAGTCACCTAGTATggataatatgtaaagagataagGATAgggaagtaaacacaagatgtaccTAGTTCATCCTGAGTTTGGCTACGTCTATGGATATAGGAGTTCTCATTAACAGTGAAAAGTTTACATAATACATAGgtttaagcataatcatcattgtGGGTTCTAATGACGAGTTTAAGTACAGTAGTGACATTAACCTCTAATTGTAGGAGAATTGTCTTCCTTTATAGTTGAAGAGAGTCGCTCCTTTCCTTTCGCGATTGATGTGGGACTCTAAGGTTTTATTCTGAtgttgacatgtgtcgtgttaTGATTGGTTTTTTGATTAGAGAGGAACTCATGTGCTTCGGCAAAAGTGCCTCATCATGAATCCTTCAGTGGGTCTCTGAAGGTAGAAGTTGACCGATGCTTGGTAATTCAGGATTGGTAAAGTATGGTGCAAACAAGAATTATATTAATATTGTGGATAGTGTGGCAAGATAATTTTAGTGAAGAATGAGAGAATTTATCCCAAAGTTTAAACATTATAGAATATTATTGATAAGGAAAAAACATTATATAACATTAAAATAGAGATgctgaaaatagaaaaaaaaaattcaaattagttaaaattggtagactaaaataataattcaaaattaatggagttctattaaatttaatatatttttatatttttatatactAAAACCTCCTTactaatttgacccaaaaaaaaaactaattaaaatgacTTCAAATAtttacattttaataaaaaatcatttactaactttatttaatgataaggacaaaagaataaaataaaaacacaaactcCCCTTTTTCACACTCCCCTCTTTTCACCCATTGCATTAAGaggctttattttattttacttttttgctTAGAATAGgaaaaaaacttcaaatcaaattacatttcctatttttattttcatggtGTTCTTTCCCAGTAGCACTCAAGatgatgagagatttttcaatgtgtctaGACATAGggtggtacatcatgtgtctttatacaagtggtgagattcttgtattaaaaaattaataacataaaaaataaaattttccaccacttacataataacATGTGGTATACCACTTGTGTTACAGCAcaaggaaaaatttctccaagatgACACCCAAGATCAAGAAATTGGATGGAGAGCTACATTTACTATTGTAGGTATGTAAAAAAATGTGAGGGAAGATACTAGGATCTCGTACGATGTATTTTCatgtatataataaataaaatatatatatatataactgatATATGTAGATTTCACTCTTACCTACTTAAGACAAAAGACATAATATATACAcagtgtagtaccgttaagtttcatataTAGTGCAGTACcattaagttttataaatagtatagtaccgttaagtttcataaacagtataatattgttaagtttcataaatagtgtagtaccattaagtttcataaacaatgtagtaagtcttataaatagtgtagtaagtttcataaatagtgtaatactattaagttttataaacattgtggtaaatttcataaacagtataTGTGAGGACGCACATGTCCTGTgtgtcagtttttttttaatattaaaattatgtcttcatcattaaaatttaagttcttttattcttttctattaaaatttaagattttttttattaaactttatgttttttttcattaaataaaattataatatgatttttggttaaaataaatttaggctaagatgaaaatatccaaaaaaaaaaaaaaaaaaaaaaaaaaaaaaacctcctttccaaaaaggaaaaagaagaaaaaaaaatctcggCCTATTATAATACTGTGAAGAGAGTGTGGGTATTCTTCTCCAGTGGCAGTGATTTCTCCTCCAAGTCCGACCGCCGCTAATTTCACTCTCTCTACTCTTCAAAACCCCCACTTCTCTTCCTCCAATTCTGTTCCCTGCAGAACATACAAGGTACACTCTTGAATCTTCCACAACGACGACGTTTAGCTGCCGGTATCTTGCGGCGTCGTTTGGTGTTGTTAGGACCTCAAAGTCTCTGGGAGTGGTTTGGAATCGCTGCCAAGTTCAGCGCTAGAAATTGTtggtttttggatttgggtttgatTGAGGCTGTATCAACTGCTCATGGACTACGAGCCGTACGATAGCAGCGGTGAGCTTCCCTTTCAAAGATTCCTTTTTCCAGTAGTTAGGGTTTTTGAAGTGATTTCTCTGCTTactttgggttttgggttacttttttatcataattctctttaaaaaaaaatctgtgtATGCCACTCGGAACAGTAATCGGGGGTTTTGGGGTTTGTTGCAGTGAAGGAATTAGGGTTTTCCCCAATGTAATGATGGTGTTTAGCAACTTAAATTCACTTTCTTGGCCACATTAGATGTGTTTTTCTGACACAGCTTGACCATTTGAATTTGGAGCTTTAGTGTCAGGGATTGTAGATACATTCACATCGAAGTAATTTACTTCATTACTATATACAGTCATATACATTAATGAGCTCTTCTTGGTTTTTGGAACTTGGGTTATTTTGGGATCGATGATTTATGTGTTATTAGGTTGCtgaaggaggatttgaaatCGATTTGTTCACAATTCAGACCATTCATTAGTTGACACAGAGTGAGGTTTTGATTGTTTCAGACAACTTCATACTTAGATAAGAGAAcgtgaaagaaagaagaagtaggaattaaatacaaataatttaaCATATACTTGAGAATTAACATCGGTAAAGCTCTAGACTGTCTGTTGTTCCTTTGCAAATACCGCTGCAGACCATATTCCAAAGTTGAGGGAAAAAAGAAGGAATCTTTTTGGATTTTGAGACATTGGTTTTTCCAAGTTCTTTTCAATGCACAAGAAATTatttaataagaaaaagaaatcatCTTTTTAAGCAtgattatgtatttatttatattggGGTAATATCACCCAAAGCAAATATGCATGTTATGGCATAGGGTCAGCAAAAGTATCTGCTGACAGAAAAGAGCCCTTGAATCTTCAAGGAGAGCACCTACACTGTATGTGGGTTATTACTCTGTGCACCATTTGAACTTCTTTCCAGTGTTGGTAGGCACTAGTTTATGTACTTGAAGTCCGGTTTATATTTAGTTTCAGTTATTAAACAAAGTCTACTATGGTTAAGCATATTCCATGCCATACCTGAGTTACAATATCTTGTGAAATAAAAACCTATGTTATGATGTATTACACTTTCTTTTCATTAGTATCTCTTTTCACACATTTCTTTTCCCATCTCCTGCGTATCTCACCATTGTATTTGGGATGTATTTATCTGACAACATGCTTCCTGTGCCATACAATACATTATGACATATACTAGCAGTTTAACTGGTTTAATATAAATATGACTTGAGAGGTtctggatgtttgtttatttttcttggtAAACTGGGGGAAATGAACCCCAAAACCTGCTACACTAAGTTATCCATCCAAATCAATGGGTCCTGGAAACCCCTAATACATTACCAACTAAACTAGATCCAACCCAGTAAGGAGgatcatcaaaataaaaaacgcCTAAACCCAAATTAGGACTCCAATTAGCTAGACAGTTTGCCACGCAGTTTTTCTCCCGGTAGACATGGCAAACTTCACAATTATTGATCTGTCTCATTAAAGAACAGCAGCTAGCAACCAATGCAGAAAGAGGGCGAAAACTTGCAAGCTCATACATCTGGATAAGCTGAACAGCAATGGCGGAGTCCATCTCAACTATAAGATTGCTTATACCTTTATCAACAGCAAGTTTGAGTCCAAACAATAATCCCCATATCTCTACTTCTAAAATCTCTCCCCTCCTCCGAGAACCATCAACATTATGTTTAAACTTACCGGTCGCAGGAGGCTCCCAAGCAAGTAAGACCTGAAACTTTCAAGCTTTCTCAGAATTAAAATTAGAAGCCATAGACCATCCGGTAACAGCAGGGGAGATGATCTTCTTGGGGCCCGGATGTTGTTTATTTAAGTTATACTTGATATGGGAAAGGTAGTTTAATGTATCTCAAGGATCTAATTAGTCTGGAAGTTGTTCTCTAAAGATGGGTTTTCCTGACGTGGTCTTCGTTTTACAAATAAAACTCGTGGTGCAGCTAATCAGCTGTTTGAACTTGATGTGTAGAAGGGAACCTCTGGTTTAGTTGCaaacttcagcttttttttggttgaaattgCCAACTTATTTAGTTCTTGGGTTTGCACCTGTACCAGAAGTTAgagatttgagaatttttattgCAATTTAACTTTTTTCTATACATTATTTTCACTCAAAAGACATATCAAATAGAAGCTTGTAGAACTGTGTCCATGCGCTGAATCTAAAATTGGATGAATGCATACCTCCTTGCTTGTTATGCATAGACAATGCATCGACAACCCGCAAGATATTCTCTTTTTAATTTAGTGTTCCATATTTCTGTGAATTCTGGCCATACTGCGTGTCTCATTTCGTTCTCATTATTGATTTTTGTTGCATCCATTCTGAACCCAAAAAAACAATTGCAGGAACTGATGACGATTTTCCTCCATCACGCCAACATAGAGTTCCCCGAGGGGGTCGCGTTACAGGGAATGGAAGATCTGGTGGGGGTTCTGTCCCATATCCTAGGATGTATGGTGAAACTGACATGGAAGCACAAATTCACCAGCTTGAACGAGAAGCATACAGTTCAGTTCTAAGAGCCTTTAAAGCTCAAGCTGATGCCATTACTTGGGTACTTTTGTGATCTATTTTTTTcatggatcaaattttaatttgtttgatcagGTTTAAATGAGTGCTACATATATGTATTTTCTCAGGAAAAGGAAGGTCTGTTAACAAACCTTAGAAAGGAGTTGAGGTTATCGAATGAGGAGCACAAAGAACTTCTAGGACGGGTTAATGCTGCAGATGATGTCATAGAGAGGATAAGGTCTGATATATTGAAGTATCAAGATACAAGCTTTTCGTTTAATTGAGAAATGGGAACTAttcattagatttttttttcttcttgtctttTAATGGGTGCTGTGTTGGGCAATGCCCACAGGGACTGGAGACAGGCTGGTGGGGTTCAATCGGGCATGTTGAGTACCGTTCAAGCAGTGCATGATCCAATACCTAGTCCTACTGTCTCTGTATCACGCAAGAAACAGAAGATGACCCAGTCAGTACATACGCAGTCCTTTGCTGGGCCAACACCACCATTTCATCCACAGGCAGTTACCACATCCCACCAGCCATCTTCGTCTACTGTAAAACGAGGATCTGTCCCAGCCCCAGCCTCAGGAGCTAAGGGCAAGAAACATAAACCCGTGAGTTGAATATGgagtaaaacaaaaaacaagtaTGCAGGTTATTTATTcacttatttatttgttttccttCGGTCACATTCTGCTAACAGGGTCAAATTTTGCCTGGTGCTTCTTCAATGAAGCAGTACCCTTCCTCGGGTCCAACAGGAAGGGGTCAAGTTTCGAATAGAGTTTCGATTGGTGACGTTGTAAATGAACCTGCTGAAGGAAAGACAAATGATTCCTTGATTGGGAGGAAAGTAAGGACTAGGTGGCCCGACGACAACACCTTTTATGAAGCCATTATAAAAGACTACAATCAAGCGGAGGTATCTTTTGCTCTTACAAGTGTTCAAGGAGTTTGAAGTAACGTAAAGCCATGTACCTGACATTTGTTCGTTTTTTTCATTTCTGAATTTTAGGGACGGCATCATCTAGTCTACGATATTAATTCGGTAAATGAAACATGGGAGTGGGTTAATTTATCAGAGGTATGCTTTGCAATGAAGTTATATTGCCAACATATCGTTTTCATTACATTGTGTTCTGCAAATTATGCATTGTAAACTTTTGAATATAAGTGGCCACTTGAGGTTtgtttcttcttgaatttgcttTTTTAAAATGTAATAATATTATAGTGCTTAATGTTCTCTGTGTATGTACTTCAAACATTCTGACACGACTTCCTAAAAATTTTCTATAATGAATTTTTGTTGCTTCTTGCTTTCTACTCTTTGTTAACCAATGTTTTCTGAATTGTCCTATTTGTCCAATTGGGTGCTGTTAGCTGATTTATGCTACATAATTAATGCAACATGCTCCCATGCCTTTTGCTCCTACTAAGTAGCTTCTGTTCATTCCGTTGCCACCATTACTTGATTCAAaaagtttgttaattttttggtgtacaAACTGTGAAGTATAAAAGGTATCTGACAAGGGACATTGATGTGAACTGATAGGAGAGACAGAGAGGACAAACTATGGGTTTCAAGGGTCTATATATTACAGGAACAGCCTTGTAATATTACAGGAACAGCTTAATGGTTAAGAAATCATAATTAGGGCCCATTTGGGAGTGATTCTGGGAGGGAGTTGCTTCTCCCCGGAAGTCATTCTGGCCCTTCCAGGTTCAGTCCCAAATGATCACTTAACCTAACAAGCTCCACATAGTACTAACATTCCAACATTAAAAGAGATTATGAAATTAGAAACAGGTGCAACCAAGCACCAATGAAAATGCTCATAGGATATCCATCTCACTCTAGCTATCACATTGAAATCCTTATCAGGTATGCTTAGAATATTTCAACGCCCATAATAACtatgaaaaagttaaaaaagaaaaagcttgACAACTTAATCGACTGAATGCTAACTCTATATTTTGTGGTTACAATACTAACACTATATTTGGTTCACACTTAATGGGACAGAATCAACAGGGTTACAAGAAGGAAACAGAAATTCATTTGGTTTTCATGTCCTGTTTCTGAACGATGACCGAGTGGATTTTTCTCACTCATTGATGATATATAAATTTCAGATGTTTTACATATTTTCTCATTTTGGCTTAATTCCTTGTGCAGATATCTCCAGAGGATATTCAATGGGTAGGTGAAGATCCTGGAATCTCTCATCGTGGGGGTTATAGTGGATCTGGTCATGGGATGAATAGATCTGTAGGCCGTGACAATGTTCCAGTTACTGGAAGAGGTAGAGGGACCCCAAAGGgtcaaacaagaaaagattttCCGCCATCACAAAATGGCATTGGAAAGAAGGCTCCAGACAATATCCAGTTACTTCACACAGATACCTTAATTAAGGAGGTCGGTAAAAGATTTTTAATCCATGTGTAgtcaatatatttatttttattggccCGATGCATACTAAAGTTTTGTTAAATTTGAACAGGTAGAAAGggtctttggtgaaaaccaccCAGACTCTGTTGAAATTGAGAAAGCAAAGAAAGTGTTGAAAGTATGAAGGATAATcttagaaatattttttttccttttgatccATTTTCAAGTTTCATCACAAGTTTTTCGTTCTTATTTCCAAAACTGATCTATTGGCTTTGAGCAGGATCATGAACAAGCACTCATTGATGCAATTGCAAAGCTTGCTGATATTTCTGATGGTGAAAGCGGTAAATTATTGCTTATCTTGTTTTGGTTTTCATAGCTTGCCTTGTTGCATATAAGCTTGTAATTTATTAGTGTCCACCAAGTCTGCTTATGCAGTTTCATATGAGCCCCCTATGAATTCCGTGTCATTTTACAGAAATTTGCATCAAACACAGAAGTGTATAATCTGGCACTTAATATATATTCTGGAAATAGAATAGACATATCTGAAATGTATGGATGGGAACAAATACTTTGGTGTGTATCATCTGTTTGTAGCTCAATTATTTTTCGGTTAATAAATTATTTCAGACGGCGTCTTCTGTATATATGTGAacttattttagttttatttcctCACTTGATGCCTCCTGTAGGACCTTTGCCTTTAAACAGCTGATGGTCGCCAACACACTTGTTACACGGGCAATCAATGGAATTGAGAAGGATAGATGGCTGGTTTTAAA is from Pyrus communis chromosome 10, drPyrComm1.1, whole genome shotgun sequence and encodes:
- the LOC137748113 gene encoding G-type lectin S-receptor-like serine/threonine-protein kinase LECRK3, which encodes MSAFLHLLGLLLVVVEPLCVAAQSAANISLGSSLTASEDTSKSSWQSPSGTFAFGFRHVGDQDTFLLAIWYDKIPDKTIVWYANGDAPAPKGSKIELTADGQFALTGPKSQEIWKPESVLSGGVAYAAMLDTGNFVLAGKNSDYLWQSFKDPADTILPTQLLEIGEKLYSRQTASNYSRGRFQLQVKQDGRLVLYPVALPTEFAYPTYYESNTADAADDMNTGFQLLFNESGYINIVTRNGSIVSLTNKTVSPMRDYYYRATLDFDGLFTQYAHQKSPKNGSWASWLPLWSIPDNICFDVNGDLGSGPCGYNSFCKLDANRRPICECLPGFSALDSNNKFGGCKQNRILTCEQGNSKLEDLYVMHELTNTFFPTSANYEQIQPMNEDDCTRSCLYDCNCMVAVIKEGTCWKKKLPVSHGRQDWNSYGKALIKLPKSDASLEDPLSPVSNRGKKDQKTLILVGGLLLGSSVVLNFIFLAAISLVFFYGYKKRHNLTSSASSIMEANLRLFTYKDLEEATDGFREELGRGAFGTVYKGIISSISSTNYVAIKKLDKMAQEGEKEFKAEVRAIARTHHKNLVRLLGFCDEGPNKLLVYEFMSNGTLASFLFGISRPDWNKRIQIAFGIARGLMYLHEECSTQIIHCDIKPHNILLDDSFTARISDFGLAKLLLSDQTLTNTVIRGTRGYVAPEWFRNIPITAKVDVYSYGVMLLEIICCRRSLEMERENEEEVILTDWVYDCYKEKTLKKLIEDDEEARNDMKRLERLVKVAIWCIQEDPSLRPTMKKVTQMLEGVVDVSVPPCPLFSSVC
- the LOC137747280 gene encoding protein EMSY-LIKE 3-like isoform X1; its protein translation is MDYEPYDSSGTDDDFPPSRQHRVPRGGRVTGNGRSGGGSVPYPRMYGETDMEAQIHQLEREAYSSVLRAFKAQADAITWEKEGLLTNLRKELRLSNEEHKELLGRVNAADDVIERIRDWRQAGGVQSGMLSTVQAVHDPIPSPTVSVSRKKQKMTQSVHTQSFAGPTPPFHPQAVTTSHQPSSSTVKRGSVPAPASGAKGKKHKPGQILPGASSMKQYPSSGPTGRGQVSNRVSIGDVVNEPAEGKTNDSLIGRKVRTRWPDDNTFYEAIIKDYNQAEGRHHLVYDINSVNETWEWVNLSEISPEDIQWVGEDPGISHRGGYSGSGHGMNRSVGRDNVPVTGRGRGTPKGQTRKDFPPSQNGIGKKAPDNIQLLHTDTLIKEVERVFGENHPDSVEIEKAKKVLKDHEQALIDAIAKLADISDGESGPLPLNS
- the LOC137747280 gene encoding protein EMSY-LIKE 4-like isoform X2, producing the protein MDYEPYDSSGTDDDFPPSRQHRVPRGGRVTGNGRSGGGSVPYPRMYGETDMEAQIHQLEREAYSSVLRAFKAQADAITWEKEGLLTNLRKELRLSNEEHKELLGRVNAADDVIERIRDWRQAGGVQSGMLSTVQAVHDPIPSPTVSVSRKKQKMTQSVHTQSFAGPTPPFHPQAVTTSHQPSSSTVKRGSVPAPASGAKGKKHKPGQILPGASSMKQYPSSGPTGRGQVSNRVSIGDVVNEPAEGKTNDSLIGRKVRTRWPDDNTFYEAIIKDYNQAEISPEDIQWVGEDPGISHRGGYSGSGHGMNRSVGRDNVPVTGRGRGTPKGQTRKDFPPSQNGIGKKAPDNIQLLHTDTLIKEVERVFGENHPDSVEIEKAKKVLKDHEQALIDAIAKLADISDGESGPLPLNS